One genomic window of Ctenopharyngodon idella isolate HZGC_01 chromosome 18, HZGC01, whole genome shotgun sequence includes the following:
- the si:ch211-264e16.2 gene encoding chitin synthase chs-1, which produces MANTIDLLGSGGLTSQRNSSISKLYILYQIISMAASILGPATICLMISGSFVFILKMDENIALALAIVPPTVYLILCFKLTSDMQIKIAAVMSVLYAFLMAGTILSIIGDLVKQKTFLTPSGLFLIGMVVLYIITAALHPQEFSLVIYGLLYFLCIPSGYLLLAIYSIVNMNNVTWGTRETGSQAKSTAVNTIKKKVMNATCCKCPCLESEEDLSQEILPSETITKTEKTQIPLETERAHELPPHPHQTWIEHLQMKSYDFPLHESALPMDEIDFWRELQKKYLEPLKENKEEQEKIAKDLKELRNKVTFVFFFCNALWLVATFFLQAIGDLISIKIPKIYPNGTYDENKEFSLDPIALMFLLSFAFLLIVQFIAMLYHRIYTLIHFVSFADTEIKPCRKQSHQVAQIQYSNYQHETDEPDTSLCFQNPSVLRRAVTSV; this is translated from the exons ATGGCCAACACCATCGATCTCTTGGGCTCAGGAGGACTGACCTCTCAGAGGAACAGCTCTATCTCAAAACTATACATCCTTTACCAGATTATAAGCATGGCAGCTTCCATCTTGGGCCCTGCCACTATCTGTCTAATGATATCAG GAAgctttgtgttcattttgaaGATGGATGAAAATATAGCTCTTGCTTTGGCCATAGTGCCCCCTACTGTCTATCTCATCTTATGCTTCAAACTGACATCTGATATGCAGATTAAAATTGCAGCAGTTATGAGTGTGCTCTACGCATTTCTCATGGCGGGAACAATTCTCTCCATCATAG GTGATTTAGTGAAGCAAAAAACTTTTCTGACCCCTAGTGGTCTGTTCCTCATCGGCATGGTGGTGTTGTACATCATCACGGCAGCTTTACACCCTCAGGAGTTCTCACTGGTCATCTATGGATTGTTATATTTCCTCTGCATTCCCAGCGGGTATTTACTCTTAGCCATTTACTCTATAGTCAACATGAACAATGTCACCTGGGGCACTCGTGAAACCGGCAGCCAGGCTAAGAGTACTGCAGTCAATACCATCAAGAAGAAGGTCATGAATGCCACATGTTGCAAATGCCCATGCTTGGAATCTGAAGAAGATTTGAGCCAGGAGATACTACCATCAGAAACCATTACGAAAACTGAAAAGACACAAATTCCTTTGGAAACAGAAAG GGCACACGAGCTCCCACCCCATCCTCATCAAA CTTGGATTGAACATCTGCAGATGAAATCTTACGACTTTCCTTTGCATGAATCTGCACTTCCAATG GACGAAATCGATTTCTGGAgagaattgcaaaaaaaatatctaGAACCTCTTAAAGAGaataaagaagaacaggaaaaAATTGCTAAAGATCTGAAAGAACTTCGAAATAAA GTCACATTTGTCTTTTTCTTCTGCAATGCACTTTGGCTAGTGGCAACTTTCTTCCTTCAGGCAATTGGTGACTTAATCTCCATAAAGATCCCAAAAATCTATCCCAATGGGACTTATGACGAAAACAAAGAGTTTTCCCTTGATCCAATTGCACTGATGTTTCTACTGAGCTTTGCATTTTTGCTGATAGTGCAATTTATTGCAATGCTATACCACAG AATCTACACATTAATCCATTTTGTGTCATTTGCTGATACAGAAATTAAACCTTGTAGAAAGCAGTCACATCAG GTTGCACAGATCCAGTACTCAAACTACCAGCATGAGACGGATGAGCCAGACACATCCTTATGTTTTCAGAACCCTTCTGTTTTGAGAAGAGCTGTGACTTCAGTATAA